The following are from one region of the Carnobacterium gallinarum DSM 4847 genome:
- a CDS encoding GntR family transcriptional regulator translates to MSAVPKYRQIYIDIKEKINTGFYQLDEKIPDGDTLALDYDCSKLTVKKALDLLVKEGMMVRRRGSGTFIKGTSTNGGTIALGPTAGLVNTVGKQHISSKILQFSIEKPTDDVAKKLEIEDNGYIYKIVRLRSVNHKPYSIEHTYMPLSIIVGLEPKHLEDSIYNYIRDELGLKMQRAHVWIRGDHPSEEDNELLELPSSSFIMEIEKIAHLEDGRIFEYSFTRHRYEDFVFETVFVQN, encoded by the coding sequence GTGAGTGCTGTTCCCAAATATCGGCAAATATATATAGATATCAAAGAGAAAATTAATACTGGTTTCTATCAACTAGATGAGAAAATTCCAGATGGCGATACCTTGGCCTTAGACTATGATTGCAGTAAATTAACCGTCAAAAAAGCCTTAGATTTATTAGTGAAAGAGGGGATGATGGTTCGCCGCCGTGGTTCTGGTACTTTTATTAAAGGCACTTCTACAAATGGTGGAACGATTGCCTTAGGACCAACTGCCGGCTTAGTCAATACTGTTGGTAAACAGCATATTTCTTCCAAAATCCTGCAATTTTCAATTGAAAAACCAACGGATGATGTAGCAAAAAAGTTAGAAATTGAAGACAATGGCTATATTTATAAAATTGTGCGTTTGCGTTCCGTTAACCACAAACCTTACTCCATTGAGCATACATATATGCCTCTTTCGATTATCGTCGGTTTGGAACCAAAGCATTTAGAAGATTCTATTTATAATTATATTCGTGATGAGTTAGGTCTAAAAATGCAACGCGCTCATGTTTGGATTCGTGGCGACCACCCTTCAGAGGAAGACAATGAATTATTAGAATTACCTTCGTCTTCATTTATTATGGAAATTGAAAAAATTGCGCATTTAGAAGATGGTCGAATTTTTGAATATTCCTTTACTCGTCATCGTTATGAAGATTTTGTGTTTGAAACAGTGTTTGTGCAAAATTAA
- a CDS encoding glycoside hydrolase family 1 protein, whose product MNQQLNFPKDFWWGSAWSAEQAEGRGDTGKAETVWEHWFKEEPNRFYNRISSEVTTDHFNRYQEDVQLMKQTGHNSFRLSISWARMFPDGGVGTVNPKAITFYRKLMTEMNENGIKPFVNLYHFDMPFLLQEKGGWESREVVDAYVRFATTCFEEFGDLVYHWFTFNEPLGPILGSYLEGFHYPGIVDFKRGAQAAFHTILAHALAIEAFKKQGYSSKIGVILNLSPTYPRSQNPADIEAAEIVDALYTRSFLDPMVKGTFPTKLVELLKEYHQMPEFEEQDLVIIKENTAQILGLNYYEPRRVKARLTGINPNGPFLPEWFYENYDMPGKRMNVYRGWEIYEKGIYDLCLDIRDNYGNIEAFISENGMGVADEERFMDETGQVIDEYRIDYIKDHLAYVHKAIQEGCQIKGYHLWTFIDCWSWINTYKNRYGLVSLDLATQKRTIKKSGEFYQKMSQDNGFDYDVSKLV is encoded by the coding sequence ATGAATCAACAATTAAATTTTCCAAAGGACTTTTGGTGGGGATCGGCTTGGTCAGCAGAACAAGCGGAAGGTCGAGGCGACACTGGTAAGGCAGAAACGGTATGGGAGCATTGGTTTAAAGAGGAACCGAATCGCTTTTACAATCGGATTAGTTCAGAGGTAACAACTGATCATTTTAATCGTTATCAAGAAGATGTCCAATTGATGAAACAGACAGGGCATAATTCATTTAGACTTTCTATCTCTTGGGCTAGAATGTTTCCAGATGGTGGCGTTGGGACTGTGAATCCAAAAGCGATTACTTTTTATCGTAAGTTAATGACTGAAATGAATGAAAACGGAATCAAACCATTTGTAAATCTCTATCATTTTGATATGCCATTTTTATTACAAGAAAAAGGCGGCTGGGAATCACGTGAAGTTGTGGATGCTTATGTTCGTTTTGCAACGACTTGTTTTGAAGAATTTGGCGATTTGGTTTATCATTGGTTTACCTTCAATGAACCGTTAGGACCAATTCTAGGCAGTTATTTAGAAGGATTTCATTATCCAGGGATTGTTGATTTTAAACGTGGTGCGCAAGCTGCATTTCATACTATTCTAGCTCATGCATTGGCGATTGAAGCGTTCAAGAAACAAGGATATTCATCTAAGATTGGTGTTATTTTAAATCTAAGTCCAACATATCCACGGAGTCAAAATCCAGCAGATATCGAGGCAGCCGAAATCGTTGATGCGCTTTATACAAGAAGTTTCCTTGATCCAATGGTGAAAGGAACATTCCCAACGAAGTTAGTAGAGTTATTAAAAGAATATCATCAAATGCCTGAATTTGAAGAACAAGACTTAGTTATTATTAAGGAAAATACAGCGCAAATTCTTGGCTTAAATTATTACGAACCACGTCGTGTGAAGGCCCGTTTAACTGGAATTAATCCTAATGGTCCCTTTTTACCAGAATGGTTCTATGAAAACTACGATATGCCAGGGAAAAGAATGAATGTCTATCGTGGTTGGGAGATTTATGAAAAAGGTATCTATGATTTATGTCTGGATATTCGTGATAATTATGGCAACATTGAAGCCTTTATTTCTGAAAATGGAATGGGCGTGGCTGATGAAGAACGATTTATGGATGAAACGGGTCAAGTAATTGATGAGTATCGAATTGACTATATTAAAGATCATTTAGCCTATGTGCATAAGGCGATTCAGGAAGGTTGTCAGATCAAAGGGTATCATTTATGGACATTTATTGATTGTTGGTCTTGGATTAACACCTATAAAAATCGTTACGGTTTAGTTTCGTTAGATTTAGCAACACAAAAAAGAACGATTAAAAAAAGTGGTGAATTTTATCAAAAAATGAGTCAGGACAATGGTTTTGACTATGATGTAAGTAAATTAGTATAG